GGCCACCCAGGGCTGGATCAATCGCAGCAGTGCCAGTTGCTCCTGGCTGAAGCGGCAACGGCTGCCCAACGACAGGCTCAGGGTGCGCTGAGGATCGAGTTGCACATTCAGATGTATCTCATCGGCAACCACGTTCAGGCGAAAGTAGCGCTGGTAATAATCGGTCTGCTCAAAACACTCAGGGGCAACGTCGTCCAGTTGAAACAGCCCACTTCGCGGTGATTCACGATTGGCCAGGTAAAAGGGGTCGAGCAGGTAAAGCCCCTTGAGGTAGTCCTGGAACAGCGAGTCAGTGCCGCCTTCCTCCGTAGGCGATTCAGCCAGTACCAGTGGCCTGCCAGGGTTGAAGATCAGCACCACCCAGCTGTCCACCGGCACATAACGCCCGAGCAAACGCGTCATGGAGGCCCAGAAGTGTGGTTCGTCGAGGTTTTCGATCAACCGCCCCACCGCGTCATGCCAGGCCACATCCTGCAAGGTCAGATTGGTTCCACTACCCATTGCGGGGTACCCCATTGAAGTGATTTTTTCCCATTGCGCTGCACCCCATACTCATTTGAAGGCCCGGGTAAATTCGGGTTTCCACTTTGCCCAAGGACCTGCCATGAACATCGAACTCTTGCAGTTAGCCGGCCGCGACGGTGATACCGCTTATAACCTGGGACGCACCTTGGAGGCCATCGCCAACTGCAACGCGGATACCGACCTGCTGGTATTTCCGGAAACCCATTTGATGGGCTTCGTCGGTGGCGAACAGTTGGCCAAGGTCGCCGAGCCCCTGGACGGCACGACGCTGCAAGCCGTGCAACAGGCGGTGCGCCAACGCAATGTGTCGGTTGTGATTGGCTTGGTCGAACGGGATGGGGGCGTCTATTACAACACCTCGGTATTGATCACACCCGAGGGTATCGCCCTGCGCTATCGCAAAACCCATTTGTGGCCCTCCGAGCGCGCTGACATTACACCGGGTGATCGCTTTGTCACCACGCTATTGAACGGCGTGCGTGTCGGCCTGCTGATCTGCTACGACATCGAGCTGCCGGAAACGGCGCGGGCACTGGCGCAGTTGGGGGCCGAGTTAATCATCGTTACCAACGGCAACATGGACCCCTACGGCCAGGTTCATCGCACCGCGATCATGGCCAGGGCCCAGGAAAATCAGCTGTTCAGCGTGATGGTCAATCGCGCAGGGCAGGGCGATGACGGCTTGGTGTTTGCTGGCGGAAGCGCCGTGGTCGACCCGTTTGGTCGCCTGCTGTACGAAGCCGGGCGCGAAGAAACCCGTCATGCGATCAGTCTGGACCTTGCTCAAATCAAGGCGGCCCGCAGGGATTATCACTACCTCAATGATCGTCGGCTGCTGCTGCAAGGCGAGACTGTCGAGCATCCCAATGGCCGCCGTGAACTGCTGATTCGCTGACTGCGTTTGTACCCTCCATAACAATAATCAGCTGGCGCGCAGGTGCCGGCCCA
This genomic stretch from Pseudomonas synxantha BG33R harbors:
- a CDS encoding carbon-nitrogen hydrolase family protein → MNIELLQLAGRDGDTAYNLGRTLEAIANCNADTDLLVFPETHLMGFVGGEQLAKVAEPLDGTTLQAVQQAVRQRNVSVVIGLVERDGGVYYNTSVLITPEGIALRYRKTHLWPSERADITPGDRFVTTLLNGVRVGLLICYDIELPETARALAQLGAELIIVTNGNMDPYGQVHRTAIMARAQENQLFSVMVNRAGQGDDGLVFAGGSAVVDPFGRLLYEAGREETRHAISLDLAQIKAARRDYHYLNDRRLLLQGETVEHPNGRRELLIR
- a CDS encoding helix-turn-helix transcriptional regulator, with the translated sequence MGSGTNLTLQDVAWHDAVGRLIENLDEPHFWASMTRLLGRYVPVDSWVVLIFNPGRPLVLAESPTEEGGTDSLFQDYLKGLYLLDPFYLANRESPRSGLFQLDDVAPECFEQTDYYQRYFRLNVVADEIHLNVQLDPQRTLSLSLGSRCRFSQEQLALLRLIQPWVAGLMRQRCVFEQASSSVPAAEPSTDWQERLLSPTLQISSALSSREAEVAQLMLSGCSNKEIARKLAISAETVKVHRKHMYNKLGIKSQSELFLLFLQAQE